From the genome of Pseudomonas helvetica:
AGTCAATCGCTGCGGTGTGTCAGGGAACAGTTGCCAGCAGGAATTACGACGGCTTCGCCGCCGAACGCAGCCTCGCGGGCTCGGCAGCTGCTACGGTTTTTTGGGGGCTATTCGGTTTGCGGCAGCAGTTGCACGCCCAGGTACAGCGCGAGCATGCCGTCGAGGCGCAGCGGGTCAACGCCGCTGAGTTCGGCAATACGCTCCATGCGGTAACGCAAGCTGTTGCGGTGAATGCCCAACGCATCGGCACAGGCCTGGCTTTGGCCATCGTGTTCGCACCAGCTTCGTAACGTTGCCAACAGTTGGCCGTTGCTGTCCTTGGCGATGACTTTGCGCAGAGGCGTGAGCAACTCGTCCAGCGCATCGTCGTTGCGATGACGCCAGAGCATAACCGGCAATCGATAGCGGTTAAGTATCAGCAAACGGGTTTTCGGCAGCACATCGCGCCCATAGGCCAGCAAGTCGCCGACCCGTCGATAGCAGCGGCGCAAGCCTTGCAAACCATCGGCCTGGCCACCCACGGCAATACGCAGAATGTTCCAGCCCAGGCCCTCGAGTTTTTCCAACAAGCGCTCGTTGTCCACCACTTGCGTGGTCGGCCGGCACCACAGCAACGACGACTTCGCGGAGCTCACGCACCAACTGTCGGGATAGCGTGAGATCAGCCAGGCACTCAAGGCCTCGGCGGTTTGCCCCGCTCCATGTTCCAGGCCCAACTCGAACAAATAAGGTGTCCGCGACAGCTGCGGCTTGAGGCCCATTTGCTGAGCTTCGTCGATCAGCCGTGGCGAATCCCCGGCCTCGCTGAGCAGCAACGCCAACAGGTCATCGCAACGCTGGCGACGCCATTGCTGCTCGGCCTGCTGGTTACGCTGGCCGACCAGCATCTCGGCAGTCATGCGCACCAGCTCCGCATAGGTACGCAGTTGCTCGGGCTCACCGGTAATACCCAACACGCCAATCAAACGCTGATCGAGCAGCAACGGCAGATTGATCCCCGGCTGCACGCCTTTGAGGTGCACGGCGGTCTGCGCGTCGATTTCCACCACGCGCCCATTCGCCAGCACCAGTTGCGCACCTTCGTGCCGGGTGTTGATCCGCTCCGGCTCGCCGCTGCCGAGGATCAGCCCTTGGCTGTCCATGACATTGACGTTGTACGGCAGAATGGCCATCGCCCGGTCGACGATATCCTGCGCCAGGTCGTGATCGAGTTCGAACATGCGGCTAATCCTTGAAAACGTGCGGCGATTGATTGTTCACCCGCACAGGCTGTTGGCGCAAACCCTGTGCTCAGGCACAAAGACTTCCGCGTAGGGGTGACCGAGACTCTCCAGGCGACCAACGTTACCCTTGCCTCGCAAAAAATCATAATAAAGAGAGTCCCGCCATGTCACAGAGCGCCGCTGCCACCCTGGCCACCGATGACGATAAAAACGCCGTCTACAAGCGCGTTACCCTGCGCTTGATCCCCTTCATCTTTGTCTGCTACCTGTTCAACTACCTCGACCGGGTCAACGTTGGATTTGCCAAACTGCAGATGCTCGATGCGCTGAAATTCAGCGAAACCGTGTACGGCCTCGGGGCCGGGATTTTCTTCATCGGCTACGTGTTGTGTGGCGTACCGAGCAACCTGGCGCTGACCCGATTTGGCCCACGGCGCTGGATCGCGCTGATGATGGTCACCTGGGGCATGCTGTCGACCTGCCTGCTGTTCGTCACCACGCCGACCGGGTTCTACACCCTACGCCTGTTCACCGGTGCCGCCGAAGCCGGGTTTTTCCCGGGCGTGGTGCTGTACCTCTCGCAGTGGTTCCCGACCTTCCGCCGTGGCCGCATCATGGCGCTGTTCATGTCGGCGATTCCGGTGTCCGGCCTGCTCGGCAGCCCGTTCTCTGGCTGGATTCTCAACCACTTCGCCGCCGGTCAAGGTGGCCTCGCCGGCTGGCAGTGGATGTTCCTGCTGCAAGGCATTCCGACCATCACGCTGGGTGCGCTGGCGTTCTTCCTGCTCAGCGACAACTTCGCCAGCGCCAAATGGCTCAAACCAGAAGAGCGT
Proteins encoded in this window:
- a CDS encoding MFS transporter, whose product is MSQSAAATLATDDDKNAVYKRVTLRLIPFIFVCYLFNYLDRVNVGFAKLQMLDALKFSETVYGLGAGIFFIGYVLCGVPSNLALTRFGPRRWIALMMVTWGMLSTCLLFVTTPTGFYTLRLFTGAAEAGFFPGVVLYLSQWFPTFRRGRIMALFMSAIPVSGLLGSPFSGWILNHFAAGQGGLAGWQWMFLLQGIPTITLGALAFFLLSDNFASAKWLKPEERAVLEADQAIDWASKPKTATDSLLAVFKNPAIWAFGLIYFCIQSGVYAINFWLPSIIKNLGFADNLVIGWLSAIPYLLAAVFMLMVGRSADLHKERRWHLVVPMLMGAVGLLIAVNFAANPAIAILGLTIATMGALTGLPMFWPVPTAMLSAGAAAGGLALINSMGQMAGFLSPYLVGWVKDSTGSTDAALYLLAGVIVCGSLLALRMTRTLRA
- a CDS encoding sugar diacid recognition domain-containing protein translates to MFELDHDLAQDIVDRAMAILPYNVNVMDSQGLILGSGEPERINTRHEGAQLVLANGRVVEIDAQTAVHLKGVQPGINLPLLLDQRLIGVLGITGEPEQLRTYAELVRMTAEMLVGQRNQQAEQQWRRQRCDDLLALLLSEAGDSPRLIDEAQQMGLKPQLSRTPYLFELGLEHGAGQTAEALSAWLISRYPDSWCVSSAKSSLLWCRPTTQVVDNERLLEKLEGLGWNILRIAVGGQADGLQGLRRCYRRVGDLLAYGRDVLPKTRLLILNRYRLPVMLWRHRNDDALDELLTPLRKVIAKDSNGQLLATLRSWCEHDGQSQACADALGIHRNSLRYRMERIAELSGVDPLRLDGMLALYLGVQLLPQTE